The following are encoded together in the Osmerus eperlanus chromosome 18, fOsmEpe2.1, whole genome shotgun sequence genome:
- the hnrnpdl gene encoding heterogeneous nuclear ribonucleoprotein D-like produces the protein METDSQVDFSTDEFPEGSKINASKNLQDDGKMFIGGLSWDTSKTDLTDYLSKFGEVLDCTIKTDLMTGRSRGFGFVLFKDAESVERVLELKEHKLDGKLIDPKRAKAMKGKEPPKKVFVGGLSPDTPEEEIREYFGQFGEIESIELPMDAKTNERRGFCFVTYTEESPVQKLLECRYHQVGSGKCEIKVAQPKEVYRQQQQHRGDRGYGGGRGGYRGRGRGGQSNYNQGYGSYYGQNYGSYGNGYNQGYSDYTGYDYSGYNYNSYGYGQGYDDYNGQQSSYGKVSRESGTHQNNYQPY, from the exons atggagactgatagccaagtTGACTTCAGTACAGATGAATTTCCAGAGGGTTCCAAAATAAACGCAAGCAAAAACCTGCAAGATGACGG CAAGATGTTCATTGGCGGGCTCAGTTGGGACACAAGCAAAACTGATCTTACAGATTACTTGTCCAAGTTTGGCGAGGTGCTGGACTGCACCATCAAAACAGACCTGATGACAGGGAGATCCAGGGGGTTCGGGTTTGTCCTCTTCAAAGATGCTGAAAGTGTAGAGAGA GTCCTGGAGCTTAAAGAACACAAGTTGGATGGGAAACTAATTGATCCCAAGAGAGCAAAAGCAATGAAGGGAAAAGAGCCTCCTAAGAAGGTCTTTGTAGGAGGCCTCAGCCCTGATACCCCAGAAGAAGAAATCCGGGAATACTTCGGACAGTTTGGCGAA ATTGAAAGTATCGAGCTTCCTATGGACGCCAAAACCAACGAACGCAGAGGGTTCTGCTTCGTGACGTACACCGAGGAAAGTCCTGTTCAGAAGCTCTTGGAATGCAGATACCACCAAGTGGGAAGCGGAAAG TGTGAAATCAAGGTGGCCCAGCCGAAAGAAGTATAcagacaacagcagcagcacagaggaGACCGGGGATacggagggggcagaggagggtacAGGGGCCGGGGGCGAGGAG GTCAGAGTAACTACAATCAGGGTTACGGCAGCTACTATGGGCAGAACTATGGGAGCTATGGCAACGGATACAACCAGGGCTACAGTGACTACACTGGCTATGACTACTCTGGCTACAACTATAATAGTTATGGTTATGGACAGGGCTACGATGACTACAATG GTCAGCAGAGCAGTTATGGAAAGGTGTCTCGAGAGAGTGGGACCCACCAGAACAACTACCAGCCCTACTGA
- the hnrnpd gene encoding heterogeneous nuclear ribonucleoprotein D0 isoform X1, with the protein MSEDLEIGDDPTLLTMMEEDGEASSEEQMPTAECSSGLGRGGESEGSKIDASKNEEDEGKMFVGGLSWDTTKKDLKDYFSKFGEVVDCTLKLDPMTGRSRGFGFVLFKEAESVDKVTQQKEHKLNGKVIDPKKAKAMKSKEPIKKIFVGGLSPDTPEEKIKEYFCTFGELESIELPMENKTNKRRGFCFITFKDEESVKNIMLKKYHNIGLSKCEIKVAMSKEQYQIQQHWGGRDGYSPRPRGRGPSQNWNQGYGNYWNQGYGNYGYNNQGYGGYGGYDYSGYNYGYGDYTNQQGGYGKSLRRGSHQNSYKPY; encoded by the exons ATGTCGGAGGACCTTGAAATAGGTGATGATCCAACTCTGTTGACAATGATGGAAGAAGACGGAGAggcaagcagtgaagaacagaTGCCGACTGCAGAGTGCAGCTCGGGcctgggaagaggaggagagtccGAGGGATCAAAGATTGATGCAAGCAAAaacgaggaggatgaggg GAAAATGTTTGTTGGTGGGCTCAGCTGGGACACAACCAAGAAGGATTTGAAAGATTACTTCTCTAAGTTTGGCGAGGTGGTAGACTGCACACTTAAGCTGGACCCAATGACAGGCCGATCCAGAGGCTTTGGCTTCGTGTTGTTTAAAGAGGCTGAGAGTGTTGATAAG GTCACTCAACAGAAGGAACACAAGCTGAATGGGAAAGTCATCGACCCAAAGAAGGCCAAGGCAATGAAGAGCAAGGAACCGATAAAGAAGATTTTTGTTGgcggtctctctccagacactCCAGAAGAGAAAATCAAAGAGTACTTTTGCACATTTGGAGAG TTGGAGTCTATTGAATTGCCCatggaaaacaaaacaaataaaagacGTGGGTTCTGTTTCATAACCTTCAAAGACGAAGAATCTGTGAAAAATATCATGCTGAAGAAATATCACAATATAGGACTGAGCAAG TGTGAAATCAAGGTGGCCATGTCCAAAGAGCAGTACCAGATACAGCAgcactggggagggagagatggatattCCCCCAGACCTCGAGGCAGGG GGCCTAGTCAAAATTGGAACCAGGGTTACGGAAACTATTGGAACCAAGGATATGGCAACTATGGATACAATAACCAAGGCTACGGAGGATATGGTGGCTATGACTATTCTGGATACAACTATGGATATGGTGACTATACCA ATCAACAAGGTGGATATGGCAAGTCCCTGAGACGAGGATCACACCAAAACAGTTACAAACCATACTGA
- the tmem150c gene encoding transmembrane protein 150C: MRRCSPWTFLPVMYSVFTAAGLWVVYFIAVEDEKITPLNSEYKRSGSKSPPYISIAGNAPPASCVFSQVMNLAAFVGFIIGVLRYLQLKPRVHKPWLNIGSLVAMSLACFGMTLVGNFQLSNDEEIHNIGTSMTFGLGTLFCWVQSFVTLKVNLRNEGRRACIPRFLLSGAVTACMLLYFVLMAQRLHMHAARAQWALVMFFLGFLGTFAIEFRHYHFEIVCTDDRDPPLSLSETFSEVSEYQSDQL, from the exons ATGAGGAGGTGCAGCCCGTGGACGTTTCTCCCTGTTATGTATTCTGTCTTCACAGCGGCCGGACTGTGGGTTGT GTACTTCATAGCTGTTGaagatgaaaaaataacacctcTAAACTCGGAATACAA ACGATCTGGATCAAAGTCCCCCCCTTACATTAG CATTGCAGGCAACGCTCCACCGGCCAGCTGTGTGTTTAGCCAGGTCATGAACCTGGCAGCGTTTGTGG gATTCATCATCGGAGTCCTCAGATATCTCCAGCTAAAACCCAGAGTGCACAAACCTTGGCTGAACATTGGCAGTCTGGTGGCCATGTCCCTGGCCTGTTTCGGAATGACCCTGGTGGGAAACTTCCAG CTGTCTAATGACGAGGAGATCCACAATATTGGCACGTCCATGACGTTTGGGTTGGGAACCCTGTTCTGCTGGGTGCAGTCGTTCGTCACCCTCAAGGTGAACTTGAGGAACGAGGGCAGGAGGGCATGCATCCCTCGCTTCCTCTTGTCTGGTGCTGTCACTGCCTGCATGTTGCTGT ACTTTGTGCTGATGGCCCAGCGCCTCCACATGCACGCGGCGCGGGCGCAGTGGGCTCTGGTCATGTTCTTCCTGGGCTTCCTGGGCACCTTCGCCATCGAGTTCCGCCACTACCACTTTGAGATTGTCTGCACGGACGACCGTgaccctcccctcagcctctccgAAACCTTCTCCGAAGTCTCCGAGTACCAGTCTGACCAACTATAG
- the hnrnpd gene encoding heterogeneous nuclear ribonucleoprotein D0 isoform X2, which translates to MSEDLEIGDDPTLLTMMEEDGEASSEEQMPTAECSSGLGRGGESEGSKIDASKNEEDEGKMFVGGLSWDTTKKDLKDYFSKFGEVVDCTLKLDPMTGRSRGFGFVLFKEAESVDKVTQQKEHKLNGKVIDPKKAKAMKSKEPIKKIFVGGLSPDTPEEKIKEYFCTFGELESIELPMENKTNKRRGFCFITFKDEESVKNIMLKKYHNIGLSKCEIKVAMSKEQYQIQQHWGGRDGYSPRPRGRGPSQNWNQGYGNYWNQGYGNYGYNNQGYGGYGGYDYSGYNYGYDQQGGYGKSLRRGSHQNSYKPY; encoded by the exons ATGTCGGAGGACCTTGAAATAGGTGATGATCCAACTCTGTTGACAATGATGGAAGAAGACGGAGAggcaagcagtgaagaacagaTGCCGACTGCAGAGTGCAGCTCGGGcctgggaagaggaggagagtccGAGGGATCAAAGATTGATGCAAGCAAAaacgaggaggatgaggg GAAAATGTTTGTTGGTGGGCTCAGCTGGGACACAACCAAGAAGGATTTGAAAGATTACTTCTCTAAGTTTGGCGAGGTGGTAGACTGCACACTTAAGCTGGACCCAATGACAGGCCGATCCAGAGGCTTTGGCTTCGTGTTGTTTAAAGAGGCTGAGAGTGTTGATAAG GTCACTCAACAGAAGGAACACAAGCTGAATGGGAAAGTCATCGACCCAAAGAAGGCCAAGGCAATGAAGAGCAAGGAACCGATAAAGAAGATTTTTGTTGgcggtctctctccagacactCCAGAAGAGAAAATCAAAGAGTACTTTTGCACATTTGGAGAG TTGGAGTCTATTGAATTGCCCatggaaaacaaaacaaataaaagacGTGGGTTCTGTTTCATAACCTTCAAAGACGAAGAATCTGTGAAAAATATCATGCTGAAGAAATATCACAATATAGGACTGAGCAAG TGTGAAATCAAGGTGGCCATGTCCAAAGAGCAGTACCAGATACAGCAgcactggggagggagagatggatattCCCCCAGACCTCGAGGCAGGG GGCCTAGTCAAAATTGGAACCAGGGTTACGGAAACTATTGGAACCAAGGATATGGCAACTATGGATACAATAACCAAGGCTACGGAGGATATGGTGGCTATGACTATTCTGGATACAACTATGGATATG ATCAACAAGGTGGATATGGCAAGTCCCTGAGACGAGGATCACACCAAAACAGTTACAAACCATACTGA
- the enoph1 gene encoding enolase-phosphatase E1, whose amino-acid sequence MATVAIPANTSALLLDIEGTTTPITFVKDILFPYIKEHLEDYLSEHWEEDECKQDVHLLKKQVEEDMRQNRACAVHALDQTVHTDEEKAIREVVENVLWQMAADRKTTALKQIQGHMWRAAYAAGRIKGEVYQDVVPSVRRWRRQGLRVYIYSSGSVEAQKLLFGFSVEGDVLDLFDGHFDTNMGAKVESKSYERIAERIGCRTEEITFLTDITREAKAAEDAGVNVVMVVRPGNMELTEEEEAHYSVVTSFCQLQATGRA is encoded by the exons ATGGCTACGGTTGCAATTCCTGCTAATACTAGTGCACTCCTGCTTGATATTGAAGGGACCACAACACCAATCACTTTTGTAAAG GACATCTTATTTCCGTACATAAAGGAGCATCTCGAGGATTATCTGTCCGAGCACTGGGAAGAGGATGAGTGCAAGCAGGACGTGCACCTTCTGAAAAAACAG GTTGAGGAGGACATGAGGCAGAACCGGGCATGTGCGGTCCACGCCCTTGACCAGACTGTTCACACGGACGAGGAGAAGGCCATccgggaggtggtggagaacgTGCTGTGGCAGATGGCAGCGGACAGGAAGACCACGGCGCTCAAACAGATCCAGGGACACATGTGGAGGGCAGCCTACGCTGCCGGGAGAATCAAAGGCGA GGTCTACCAGGATGTAGTCCCCTCCGTCAGGCGCTGGAGGCGTCAGGGCCTGAGGGTCTACATCTACTCTTCCGGAAGCGTGGAGGCACAGAAACTGCTGTTTGGCTTCTCCGTAGAAGGAGACGTCCTAGAT TTATTTGACGGTCATTTTGACACCAACATGGGTGCAAAGGTGGAGAGTAAAAGCTATGAGAGGATCGCGGAGAGGATCGGCTGTCGAACCGAAGAAATCACCTTCTTGACAGACATCACACGGG aGGCCAAGGCTGCAGAGGACGCGGGGGTGAACGTGGTGATGGTGGTCCGTCCAGGAAACATGGAgctgacggaggaggaggaggctcacTACAGCGTCGTCACCTCCTTCTGTCAGCTGCAGGCGACGGGCAGAGCCTGA
- the hnrnpd gene encoding heterogeneous nuclear ribonucleoprotein D0 isoform X4 — protein sequence MFVGGLSWDTTKKDLKDYFSKFGEVVDCTLKLDPMTGRSRGFGFVLFKEAESVDKVTQQKEHKLNGKVIDPKKAKAMKSKEPIKKIFVGGLSPDTPEEKIKEYFCTFGELESIELPMENKTNKRRGFCFITFKDEESVKNIMLKKYHNIGLSKCEIKVAMSKEQYQIQQHWGGRDGYSPRPRGRGPSQNWNQGYGNYWNQGYGNYGYNNQGYGGYGGYDYSGYNYGYGDYTNQQGGYGKSLRRGSHQNSYKPY from the exons ATGTTTGTTGGTGGGCTCAGCTGGGACACAACCAAGAAGGATTTGAAAGATTACTTCTCTAAGTTTGGCGAGGTGGTAGACTGCACACTTAAGCTGGACCCAATGACAGGCCGATCCAGAGGCTTTGGCTTCGTGTTGTTTAAAGAGGCTGAGAGTGTTGATAAG GTCACTCAACAGAAGGAACACAAGCTGAATGGGAAAGTCATCGACCCAAAGAAGGCCAAGGCAATGAAGAGCAAGGAACCGATAAAGAAGATTTTTGTTGgcggtctctctccagacactCCAGAAGAGAAAATCAAAGAGTACTTTTGCACATTTGGAGAG TTGGAGTCTATTGAATTGCCCatggaaaacaaaacaaataaaagacGTGGGTTCTGTTTCATAACCTTCAAAGACGAAGAATCTGTGAAAAATATCATGCTGAAGAAATATCACAATATAGGACTGAGCAAG TGTGAAATCAAGGTGGCCATGTCCAAAGAGCAGTACCAGATACAGCAgcactggggagggagagatggatattCCCCCAGACCTCGAGGCAGGG GGCCTAGTCAAAATTGGAACCAGGGTTACGGAAACTATTGGAACCAAGGATATGGCAACTATGGATACAATAACCAAGGCTACGGAGGATATGGTGGCTATGACTATTCTGGATACAACTATGGATATGGTGACTATACCA ATCAACAAGGTGGATATGGCAAGTCCCTGAGACGAGGATCACACCAAAACAGTTACAAACCATACTGA
- the hnrnpd gene encoding heterogeneous nuclear ribonucleoprotein D0 isoform X3, with translation MKMFVGGLSWDTTKKDLKDYFSKFGEVVDCTLKLDPMTGRSRGFGFVLFKEAESVDKVTQQKEHKLNGKVIDPKKAKAMKSKEPIKKIFVGGLSPDTPEEKIKEYFCTFGELESIELPMENKTNKRRGFCFITFKDEESVKNIMLKKYHNIGLSKCEIKVAMSKEQYQIQQHWGGRDGYSPRPRGRGPSQNWNQGYGNYWNQGYGNYGYNNQGYGGYGGYDYSGYNYGYGDYTNQQGGYGKSLRRGSHQNSYKPY, from the exons AT GAAAATGTTTGTTGGTGGGCTCAGCTGGGACACAACCAAGAAGGATTTGAAAGATTACTTCTCTAAGTTTGGCGAGGTGGTAGACTGCACACTTAAGCTGGACCCAATGACAGGCCGATCCAGAGGCTTTGGCTTCGTGTTGTTTAAAGAGGCTGAGAGTGTTGATAAG GTCACTCAACAGAAGGAACACAAGCTGAATGGGAAAGTCATCGACCCAAAGAAGGCCAAGGCAATGAAGAGCAAGGAACCGATAAAGAAGATTTTTGTTGgcggtctctctccagacactCCAGAAGAGAAAATCAAAGAGTACTTTTGCACATTTGGAGAG TTGGAGTCTATTGAATTGCCCatggaaaacaaaacaaataaaagacGTGGGTTCTGTTTCATAACCTTCAAAGACGAAGAATCTGTGAAAAATATCATGCTGAAGAAATATCACAATATAGGACTGAGCAAG TGTGAAATCAAGGTGGCCATGTCCAAAGAGCAGTACCAGATACAGCAgcactggggagggagagatggatattCCCCCAGACCTCGAGGCAGGG GGCCTAGTCAAAATTGGAACCAGGGTTACGGAAACTATTGGAACCAAGGATATGGCAACTATGGATACAATAACCAAGGCTACGGAGGATATGGTGGCTATGACTATTCTGGATACAACTATGGATATGGTGACTATACCA ATCAACAAGGTGGATATGGCAAGTCCCTGAGACGAGGATCACACCAAAACAGTTACAAACCATACTGA